Proteins encoded by one window of Cellvibrio sp. KY-GH-1:
- a CDS encoding PAS domain-containing sensor histidine kinase: protein MAESSVPGSDSLESLLKNIVLFLLLLQAGLCGLLLLALPWWQVALIGTVSLLITSAIFIGLYSKIFTIFQRIGTQLDALQHQDFSILAKPVFHAGIVAEFQQQFNALRESLQIHKSHYNQQLFVLYQMIDHLNTPILVFDHKQRLNYANSAFAQLFGRPWQTLRHAKPDLLGLIMKSEWQFSDALKQQEWQIRTSRFVDQGQENQLLIFINIKSALRNQEQEAWQKLIRVLSHEIRNSLTPVAALAQSLQQKVTQAREKEALSVIEERCQHLRDFVARYAQFQQPIHIEHQLVNVQSLIEKTQGLFPQQRLTPSGQDIVLQTDPVLLQQVLINLLKNAEEAGSPPETVELTTQLIREHSREYCEIKIQDQGQGITNEDNLFVPFYTTKSQGQGIGLNLCRHIVEQLGGQLHLTNRTDRQGACALVRLPIGSHFTR, encoded by the coding sequence ATGGCAGAGTCTTCAGTACCCGGCAGCGACTCACTGGAATCGCTACTCAAGAACATCGTCCTCTTCTTATTGTTGCTGCAAGCAGGCCTATGCGGCTTATTACTGCTCGCCCTGCCCTGGTGGCAAGTTGCGTTAATTGGCACTGTGAGCCTGCTAATCACGAGCGCTATTTTTATCGGCTTGTACAGTAAAATTTTTACCATCTTCCAGCGCATTGGCACTCAACTGGACGCACTCCAGCACCAGGATTTCAGCATCCTCGCCAAACCAGTTTTTCACGCGGGAATCGTTGCAGAATTTCAGCAGCAATTTAATGCGCTGCGCGAGTCATTGCAGATTCACAAAAGCCATTACAACCAACAATTGTTTGTGCTCTACCAAATGATTGATCACTTGAATACCCCAATTCTGGTGTTTGACCACAAGCAGCGCCTCAACTACGCCAATAGTGCTTTCGCGCAATTATTTGGTCGCCCCTGGCAAACACTACGGCATGCAAAGCCTGATCTATTGGGTTTGATAATGAAATCCGAATGGCAGTTTAGCGATGCGCTTAAACAACAGGAATGGCAAATTCGCACCAGTCGCTTTGTGGATCAGGGGCAAGAAAATCAATTGCTGATTTTTATCAATATCAAATCTGCATTGCGCAATCAGGAGCAGGAAGCCTGGCAAAAATTAATTCGCGTGCTCAGCCATGAAATTCGCAATTCGCTTACACCGGTCGCCGCCCTTGCCCAATCGCTGCAACAAAAAGTCACCCAGGCACGTGAAAAAGAGGCGCTCAGTGTTATTGAAGAGCGCTGCCAACACCTGCGCGATTTCGTGGCGCGTTACGCGCAATTCCAACAGCCCATTCACATAGAACACCAACTAGTGAACGTGCAGTCGCTCATTGAAAAAACCCAGGGTCTATTCCCCCAACAGCGCTTAACCCCTAGCGGGCAGGATATTGTCCTGCAGACCGATCCCGTACTTTTGCAGCAGGTGTTAATTAACTTATTAAAAAACGCCGAAGAAGCCGGCAGCCCACCTGAAACTGTCGAATTAACGACCCAGCTAATTCGCGAGCACTCGCGGGAATACTGCGAAATTAAAATCCAGGATCAAGGGCAAGGTATCACGAACGAAGATAATTTATTTGTGCCCTTCTACACCACCAAAAGCCAGGGTCAGGGTATTGGATTAAATCTCTGCCGCCATATCGTCGAGCAATTAGGCGGGCAATTGCATTTAACCAATCGCACCGATCGCCAAGGCGCTTGCGCGCTGGTGCGACTGCCAATAGGCTCGCATTTCACACGTTAG
- the ggt gene encoding gamma-glutamyltransferase translates to MKKTIFALLVWIFPLLCCAQLPATGYTHTGYAQVSNDGKVAAASVNPDATRIAMEVVKRGGNAVDAAIAIAFALGVVDPQNSGIGGGCFVLVRLADGRILAIDGREMAPAAAQRDMFLQNGRANPELSRTGALAIGIPGSVMALHKLQREGGRLGFADVILPSAELAERGFAVSPVVAERSAATAPDIKKFPATAAIYLDKSGQPFSVNTRIKNPDLANTYRQLAKLGPDYFYRGDFANKTAEWMKKNGGLITRDDFSNYQAKLRQPVVSQFAGYTLYGFPPPSSGGTHVAQILNILENFDLHKATTSERYHLVAEAMKFAFADRAHWLGDADFTKVPALLTSKAYAKTIAQKINLNKVANNVVHGDPDVDIPHLMNKHTTHIATADLDGNWVAITSTVNTSFGSKVVIPGTGVVMNNQMDDFSAQVGVANAFGLVGSDANAVAAKKRPLSSMSPTLVFKDNQPVMTLGAAGGPTIISQVVQNLLYTLEFGMPAEEAIKQPRIHEQWNPNLLFVEAAMPDMVRKALAQKGHDINVWPSMGASQIIQLRDGKLVPVAEPRIAK, encoded by the coding sequence ATGAAAAAGACCATTTTTGCATTGCTCGTTTGGATATTTCCGCTGCTGTGTTGCGCGCAGCTTCCCGCTACCGGGTACACGCACACTGGCTATGCGCAGGTGTCCAATGATGGCAAGGTTGCCGCGGCCAGCGTAAACCCGGACGCAACCCGGATCGCGATGGAAGTGGTAAAGCGTGGCGGTAATGCGGTGGATGCGGCCATTGCCATTGCCTTTGCGCTGGGTGTGGTTGACCCGCAAAACTCCGGTATTGGCGGTGGTTGTTTTGTTCTGGTCCGCTTGGCGGATGGGCGCATACTGGCGATTGATGGGCGCGAGATGGCCCCCGCAGCTGCGCAACGCGATATGTTTTTGCAAAACGGAAGGGCGAATCCTGAGCTGAGTCGTACGGGGGCCTTGGCGATTGGTATTCCCGGCTCAGTGATGGCGCTGCACAAATTACAGCGCGAAGGGGGAAGGCTTGGTTTTGCGGACGTAATTTTGCCCTCGGCAGAATTGGCGGAGCGGGGCTTTGCGGTATCACCCGTTGTTGCTGAGCGCAGCGCGGCTACTGCCCCGGACATTAAAAAATTTCCCGCAACGGCGGCAATTTATCTGGATAAATCCGGTCAACCTTTTAGCGTGAATACACGTATCAAAAATCCCGACCTTGCCAACACCTATCGACAGTTGGCGAAACTGGGGCCGGATTATTTTTATCGCGGTGACTTTGCGAATAAAACCGCCGAGTGGATGAAAAAAAATGGTGGATTAATTACCCGCGATGATTTTTCCAATTATCAAGCCAAGTTGCGTCAGCCGGTGGTGTCGCAATTTGCCGGTTACACACTTTATGGTTTTCCGCCGCCAAGTTCAGGCGGTACCCACGTTGCGCAAATATTAAATATTTTGGAAAACTTTGATTTGCACAAAGCGACTACGTCCGAGCGTTATCATTTGGTGGCCGAGGCAATGAAGTTTGCGTTTGCAGATCGCGCCCACTGGTTGGGCGATGCTGACTTTACAAAAGTTCCGGCGTTATTGACGAGCAAAGCCTACGCAAAAACCATCGCGCAAAAAATCAATCTGAATAAGGTTGCGAACAATGTGGTGCACGGTGATCCTGACGTTGATATTCCCCACTTAATGAATAAACACACCACACACATCGCTACTGCAGATTTAGATGGTAATTGGGTAGCTATCACATCAACTGTGAATACCAGTTTTGGTAGCAAAGTAGTTATTCCCGGTACCGGGGTGGTAATGAATAACCAGATGGATGATTTTTCCGCGCAAGTGGGTGTTGCCAATGCTTTTGGTTTGGTGGGCTCGGATGCCAATGCAGTCGCGGCAAAAAAGCGTCCATTATCCAGTATGAGCCCCACATTGGTGTTTAAAGATAATCAACCGGTGATGACATTAGGGGCGGCCGGAGGCCCAACCATCATTTCCCAAGTGGTTCAAAACTTGTTGTACACCCTCGAATTTGGGATGCCCGCTGAAGAGGCGATAAAACAGCCGCGCATACATGAGCAATGGAACCCGAATTTATTATTTGTCGAAGCGGCTATGCCGGACATGGTTCGTAAAGCGCTGGCACAGAAGGGGCATGATATTAATGTTTGGCCAAGCATGGGCGCTTCGCAAATTATTCAACTGCGTGACGGAAAATTAGTGCCGGTCGCAGAGCCTCGCATCGCAAAATGA
- a CDS encoding efflux RND transporter periplasmic adaptor subunit: MDRIIQRTNNPFSPFLLKLFIVGLLVGGAIYYLLNSHLGSPVLNKETLRIGEVKRGPFSVQVVGNGQIAAKDPDWVVARVEGQVIKAPVKAGQLVNKGDMLLELSNDNIASSYAKSQSDLQAAQADLNLLLANLDARKTELKAAVIHARLDHKQIKARYDALTRLKTTSVIPIPELEYVNTQVGVEQAEGKLEVAQLELNSFHKIAKAQTSAAEFRFNAQQQEAERIKKQFDDLSVRATRTGIAQNINFNPGESVNTSTPIAQIVDPDSVYVTLSVPAIQASQLTVQQKVELQINRKQVQGYVHRVDPNIKGSTVDVDVYLNEARPEDAKIGMYVTGTIYIQSIAEALYVEIPARVAERDSMSVYLINKEGNIARLTAIKSGALSAHYLQVIDGLSIGDKIVLSEITDRESDTFRLN, from the coding sequence GTGGATAGAATCATTCAACGCACCAACAATCCCTTTTCACCATTTTTACTCAAGCTATTCATTGTCGGCTTACTGGTTGGCGGAGCGATCTATTATTTGCTCAACAGTCACCTGGGCAGCCCGGTATTGAACAAAGAAACCCTGCGTATTGGCGAAGTGAAACGCGGCCCTTTTAGTGTGCAAGTCGTAGGCAACGGCCAGATCGCAGCGAAAGATCCTGACTGGGTAGTTGCACGGGTTGAAGGCCAGGTAATAAAAGCCCCGGTCAAGGCCGGACAGTTGGTCAACAAAGGCGATATGCTGTTGGAGCTATCGAACGATAATATCGCCTCCAGCTACGCCAAAAGCCAATCAGATTTACAAGCCGCGCAAGCGGATCTCAATTTATTGCTCGCGAATCTCGATGCACGCAAGACCGAACTAAAAGCCGCCGTTATTCACGCGCGGCTCGACCACAAGCAAATTAAAGCGCGCTACGACGCCCTCACTCGCTTAAAAACTACCAGTGTTATTCCTATTCCTGAATTGGAATACGTCAATACCCAGGTAGGTGTTGAACAAGCAGAGGGAAAGCTGGAAGTTGCGCAGCTGGAATTAAATAGCTTTCATAAAATTGCCAAAGCACAAACCAGTGCCGCAGAATTTCGTTTTAATGCACAACAACAGGAAGCTGAGCGGATAAAAAAACAATTTGACGACCTCAGTGTGCGCGCAACACGCACAGGCATAGCGCAAAATATTAATTTCAATCCCGGCGAAAGCGTTAATACCTCTACCCCTATTGCCCAAATAGTCGATCCCGATTCTGTGTACGTTACGCTCAGTGTTCCTGCCATTCAGGCATCACAACTCACGGTGCAACAAAAAGTAGAACTGCAAATTAACCGCAAACAAGTGCAGGGCTATGTGCACCGGGTCGATCCTAATATTAAGGGCAGTACCGTCGATGTGGATGTGTACTTAAACGAGGCACGCCCCGAGGATGCCAAAATCGGCATGTATGTTACCGGCACTATTTATATCCAATCGATTGCCGAAGCACTCTACGTAGAAATTCCAGCCAGGGTTGCCGAACGGGATTCCATGTCGGTGTATTTGATTAATAAAGAAGGCAACATTGCCCGGCTTACGGCAATTAAATCCGGTGCACTTTCTGCGCATTATTTACAAGTAATTGATGGCTTAAGCATCGGCGACAAAATTGTTTTATCGGAAATAACGGATCGCGAAAGTGACACTTTTCGCCTGAACTAA
- a CDS encoding RDD family protein, translating into MNNPYQAPAADLATDQQELLYVGFWPRLGAVIIDQIIVTIITLPILLLIYGMAYFTKTTFIAGPLDVVISYVFPFVWVLGFWAYRQATPGKMVVGAKIISAKTGGKPTTGQLVGRYFAYIISTLPLLLGFLWAAWDPKKQTWHDKLAGTYIVRN; encoded by the coding sequence ATGAATAACCCTTATCAAGCACCTGCAGCAGACTTGGCAACAGATCAACAAGAGCTTCTATATGTGGGGTTCTGGCCAAGACTGGGCGCCGTCATCATTGACCAGATCATAGTTACCATCATCACCCTGCCGATTTTATTATTGATTTACGGGATGGCTTATTTCACCAAAACAACATTTATTGCCGGCCCACTGGATGTGGTGATTAGCTATGTTTTCCCATTTGTGTGGGTACTGGGCTTCTGGGCTTACCGTCAGGCAACCCCCGGAAAAATGGTGGTCGGGGCGAAGATTATCAGCGCTAAAACAGGCGGCAAGCCCACGACGGGACAATTGGTTGGCCGTTACTTTGCCTATATCATTTCTACTCTTCCATTGTTGCTTGGCTTTCTGTGGGCGGCTTGGGACCCCAAAAAGCAAACCTGGCATGACAAACTGGCAGGCACATACATAGTGCGTAATTAA
- a CDS encoding ABC transporter ATP-binding protein, with protein sequence MNNDKLLEVVDVTKVFSTEEVETFAVNKVSFHINRGEYLAISGPSGGGKSTILSILGLLDSPTEGQYFFKGKETSKLSRDQLSNIRNQEIGFIFQSFNLIENMSVLDNVMLPLIYRPGAKKSQVKARAIHCLEQVGMAHRKNHSPTQLSGGQQQRVAVARAMVTDPSIIFADEPTGNLDSKSAETVMDLIKQQHQNGATVCIVTHDPRYTQDATRTIHFADGALVS encoded by the coding sequence ATGAATAATGACAAACTGCTTGAAGTAGTTGATGTAACCAAAGTATTTAGTACCGAAGAAGTAGAAACTTTTGCGGTTAACAAAGTCAGCTTCCATATTAATCGCGGCGAATACCTGGCTATTTCCGGACCATCCGGCGGTGGTAAATCCACCATTTTATCAATCCTTGGTTTGCTCGACTCGCCGACCGAAGGCCAATATTTTTTTAAGGGCAAAGAAACCAGCAAGTTATCGCGCGATCAACTATCTAATATCCGCAACCAGGAAATTGGTTTTATCTTTCAATCATTCAACCTGATCGAAAATATGAGTGTGCTGGACAATGTAATGCTTCCGCTCATTTATCGTCCGGGTGCGAAAAAATCCCAAGTAAAAGCGCGTGCAATTCACTGTCTGGAACAAGTGGGCATGGCACACCGCAAAAACCATTCGCCCACTCAGCTCTCCGGGGGGCAGCAGCAGCGCGTTGCCGTTGCGCGTGCCATGGTGACAGATCCGAGCATTATTTTTGCCGACGAACCCACCGGCAACCTGGATTCCAAAAGCGCTGAAACGGTAATGGATTTAATTAAACAACAACACCAGAACGGTGCCACCGTCTGCATAGTGACCCACGACCCGCGTTACACGCAAGACGCAACACGTACTATTCATTTTGCCGATGGGGCCTTGGTTAGTTAA
- a CDS encoding transporter substrate-binding domain-containing protein gives MSKTIGRNLRFWVMTLLCLSSVGATSASPVYNGDTSSLPAEFLTIRNTSIAVIDVDEDYYFSRLLRLVISKTQSDWGALEVKELPYLIEDRRLRASLHRGIVDVIWSPTSSAHEQDMLPIRISLLKNLNNYRVLLIREGEQARFSGVNSLVDLARLRGGISPQWTDAKIMEYNNLLLVKAVGYRKLFKMLVANRFDYYSRGVYQVHGELKMYGHLGLQMEEKLLLSYPNEVYFFVNKNNTKLAQRIEVGLSRALADGSFDELLMSIPSYKKGTELLQAHQRRVLTLKSLPAN, from the coding sequence ATGTCCAAAACCATAGGGCGGAATTTACGCTTCTGGGTGATGACCCTCTTGTGCCTTTCCAGCGTTGGAGCTACTAGCGCTTCCCCGGTTTATAACGGCGATACATCCTCTTTACCTGCTGAGTTCTTGACTATTCGCAACACCAGTATCGCTGTTATTGATGTTGACGAAGATTATTACTTCTCCCGCCTGCTGCGCTTGGTTATATCCAAGACTCAATCCGATTGGGGTGCATTGGAAGTTAAAGAGCTGCCTTATTTAATCGAAGACCGACGGTTGCGGGCTTCATTGCACCGTGGAATTGTCGACGTTATCTGGTCGCCTACGAGCAGTGCTCATGAACAAGACATGCTGCCCATTCGGATTTCGCTATTAAAAAACCTTAACAATTATCGCGTATTGCTGATTCGTGAAGGGGAGCAGGCGCGTTTTTCCGGGGTTAACAGTTTGGTGGATTTGGCCAGGTTGCGTGGAGGAATAAGCCCACAGTGGACCGATGCCAAAATTATGGAGTACAACAACCTGTTGTTAGTTAAAGCGGTTGGATATCGCAAACTTTTTAAAATGCTTGTTGCAAATCGATTCGACTATTATTCGCGCGGCGTTTATCAGGTCCATGGAGAGTTGAAGATGTACGGGCATCTGGGGCTGCAAATGGAAGAAAAATTGTTGCTTAGTTACCCCAACGAAGTTTATTTTTTTGTAAACAAAAACAATACCAAGCTGGCACAACGCATCGAGGTAGGTTTATCTCGCGCACTTGCCGACGGAAGTTTCGATGAGTTGTTAATGAGTATTCCCAGCTATAAAAAAGGTACTGAATTACTGCAAGCTCATCAACGTCGTGTGTTAACTCTGAAATCCTTGCCGGCCAACTAG
- a CDS encoding TonB-dependent receptor: protein MSSKKIVKPSVFVISTLSAAIIGSPTAFAATQKDDEKKLETVYVSATRSETVQMPVATQIKIITEEEIRVTGAKLLSEVLRTQAGIQLTDSDGSGARNVTASMRGLSGANNVLVLVDGRKLNNPSLAAPALNTVALKDVERIEIVQGSAGVLYGDQAVGGVINIITRRAAAGETDGSVSATAGSDNLEDYTASVSQGFENGLSYSVSAQKRDADNYRENNQSAYENILGNLRYDFVKGFVFVEGQTIDDELNLAGYLLDTQAAIDPRKARTPTDYANQETDLARVGGGVDITENWQLLAEYADRDEDTESYYGFGDPTLGNMHVKNATPRVIGNLATANGNAVITFGYDWVDAEYEVPDWGTHVEQTIDALYGQVVYPLTKSFSVTAGLRQSSVDDTNHAINVNHDDDVTAGEFGLSYQLDSNWRIFGRYADGFRFANADENGLVLPSVEFLEVQTSSSTELGAEWRGEDASVQWTLYNMELDNELMYDAAIPNLNSWNGFGANINLDSSRRQGVAVDAQLVLSNEISVQANYTYTDAELTSGSFPGNKVPFVAENRANIAIVFTPIKPLSIYLDSSYTGSRYRTGDGANARDKVDSLVLFNLNLTWQYRGVEISGRIKNLTNERYAGFYGVSPTAGYYQYPQPERNYEAGVVYRF from the coding sequence ATGTCTAGTAAAAAAATTGTTAAGCCAAGTGTATTTGTTATTAGTACGTTAAGTGCTGCCATCATTGGTTCACCCACTGCGTTTGCTGCAACACAAAAAGATGACGAGAAAAAACTCGAAACTGTTTATGTCAGTGCGACTCGCAGCGAAACAGTGCAAATGCCCGTTGCTACACAAATCAAAATTATTACGGAAGAAGAAATTCGTGTAACCGGCGCTAAATTGTTATCCGAAGTATTGCGCACTCAGGCAGGCATTCAATTAACTGATTCCGATGGCAGCGGTGCGCGCAACGTAACGGCATCCATGCGCGGTTTATCTGGCGCTAATAATGTGTTGGTATTGGTTGATGGCCGCAAACTCAATAACCCTTCACTCGCAGCACCGGCGTTAAATACCGTTGCATTAAAAGACGTTGAGCGCATTGAAATTGTACAGGGTAGTGCGGGTGTGCTTTATGGTGATCAGGCAGTCGGTGGCGTTATCAATATTATTACCCGTCGTGCAGCGGCAGGTGAAACCGATGGTTCCGTGAGTGCAACAGCGGGCAGCGATAATCTGGAAGATTACACAGCGAGCGTTAGCCAGGGTTTTGAAAATGGTTTGAGTTACAGTGTTTCTGCGCAGAAACGCGATGCGGATAACTATAGAGAAAATAACCAAAGTGCGTATGAAAACATTTTGGGAAATCTTCGTTACGATTTCGTCAAAGGATTTGTGTTTGTTGAAGGCCAAACCATTGATGACGAGTTAAATCTAGCGGGTTACTTACTTGATACTCAGGCGGCAATTGATCCGCGCAAAGCGCGTACTCCTACCGATTACGCTAATCAGGAAACCGATTTGGCGCGCGTTGGTGGTGGTGTAGATATTACTGAGAATTGGCAATTGTTGGCGGAGTATGCAGATCGTGATGAAGATACAGAATCATATTATGGTTTTGGCGATCCGACGCTCGGCAACATGCACGTAAAAAATGCGACTCCCCGAGTGATTGGAAACTTGGCAACCGCCAACGGAAATGCCGTAATTACATTCGGGTACGATTGGGTTGACGCAGAGTACGAGGTGCCCGATTGGGGTACCCATGTCGAGCAAACCATTGACGCCCTCTACGGACAAGTGGTCTATCCCTTAACCAAATCGTTTAGCGTTACTGCAGGCTTACGCCAATCTTCTGTAGATGACACCAATCATGCTATTAACGTTAATCATGATGACGATGTAACCGCAGGTGAGTTCGGTCTTAGTTATCAGCTCGATAGTAACTGGCGTATATTTGGTCGCTACGCAGATGGCTTCCGTTTTGCGAATGCCGATGAAAATGGATTGGTGTTGCCGAGCGTGGAGTTTCTAGAAGTGCAAACCAGTAGTTCTACCGAGTTGGGAGCTGAATGGCGAGGTGAAGACGCGTCTGTACAGTGGACTTTATATAATATGGAACTGGATAATGAATTGATGTATGACGCTGCTATTCCGAACTTAAACTCATGGAATGGATTTGGCGCTAACATCAATCTGGATTCATCACGCCGTCAGGGTGTAGCAGTTGATGCACAATTAGTTCTGAGTAACGAAATAAGCGTGCAGGCAAACTACACCTACACTGATGCTGAATTAACGAGCGGTAGTTTTCCGGGCAACAAAGTCCCATTCGTTGCCGAAAACCGCGCCAATATTGCCATAGTGTTTACGCCAATAAAGCCGCTTAGTATATATCTGGATTCCAGTTATACCGGTAGTCGCTATCGCACCGGTGATGGTGCTAATGCGCGTGATAAAGTGGATTCGCTGGTGTTATTTAATCTGAACCTTACCTGGCAATATAGAGGTGTTGAAATTAGCGGACGAATTAAAAACCTGACCAATGAACGCTATGCAGGTTTTTACGGTGTATCGCCAACGGCGGGTTATTATCAATATCCCCAGCCGGAACGTAATTACGAAGCGGGTGTAGTTTATCGTTTTTAG
- a CDS encoding TonB-dependent receptor domain-containing protein: MKRTLIYAALFLSSSQALAQIQGQVRDEQGMPIPNATVEVVGTKLSTQTNAQGEFNLPAQRDSHVELHVFAADYTHKTLHLHKEDGPVNLVLSSTTLEIVNVIGLPWHASNMESAQPVTVLDGDKLRDRQASTLGETLKYEVGVHSSYYGPVASSPVIRGLDGPRVLITQNGLDAGDASRVGPDHAVATEASTARQIEVLRGPATLFYGSGAIGGVVNIVDDRVPRGLDTYGEWRLEQDSVADDKLISASGNTAVGTVGLHLDAFWRDAGNYKIPGPAAIESAAEHAEEGHEHDQSNRLANSFTEAQGANIGSSFIMDEGFVGLSYGHLERQYGIPGHSHGDSEENVYADLKQDRVQLISELTLDHDFFSATNTRFGFTDYEHSEIENGAIGTTFRNETAEARWELFHHPFAEWRGALSFHYKHNDFEAIGDEAFTPPSKTSTLALGLMEERHFGDLLVQLGARIEEVKISANNLQLDLNEQGHADDHNHDDPIDGFDFDHQSTPFSASAGAVWDFTPGYNVGLSFTHAERTPSAAELLAFGPHLGSGLYEVGAIIELHEETNGDFHFDLAGTDIEMETSNNLDLSLRKFEGDLGFILNAFYNQIDNYYYLSETNAVYEAEHDHESADEHEHEEATELPVFIYQARDANLYGFESEIIWQTTNALTLSFTSDYTRASLNNGGDLPRIPPLRVGARAEYETGRWRAELSGQHYFEQDKVAALETTTGSYTLVDAQISYAFSDTLKIYLKGNNLTDEYARVHASFLKDKAPLPARSYALGISGSF, translated from the coding sequence GTGAAGCGAACCCTAATTTACGCCGCTCTTTTTCTTTCCAGCTCCCAGGCTCTCGCCCAAATTCAGGGCCAGGTTCGTGATGAACAAGGTATGCCTATACCTAATGCAACCGTCGAAGTCGTCGGCACCAAGCTCAGCACCCAAACGAATGCACAGGGCGAGTTCAACTTACCTGCCCAGCGCGATAGCCATGTGGAACTCCATGTGTTCGCCGCGGATTACACCCATAAAACGTTACATCTTCACAAAGAGGACGGTCCGGTAAATCTGGTGTTGAGCAGCACCACACTGGAAATCGTGAATGTGATTGGTCTGCCCTGGCACGCGTCGAATATGGAATCGGCGCAACCAGTAACAGTTCTGGATGGCGATAAGTTGCGCGATCGTCAGGCATCCACCCTGGGAGAAACCCTTAAGTATGAAGTAGGCGTGCATTCGAGCTACTACGGCCCGGTGGCCAGCAGCCCGGTTATTCGCGGCCTGGATGGACCGCGCGTATTGATCACCCAAAATGGTTTGGATGCTGGTGACGCATCACGCGTAGGCCCCGACCACGCGGTAGCAACCGAAGCATCCACTGCCCGTCAGATCGAAGTCTTGCGCGGCCCGGCAACCCTGTTTTATGGCAGCGGTGCAATTGGAGGCGTAGTGAATATCGTGGATGACCGGGTGCCGCGCGGTTTGGATACCTACGGTGAGTGGCGATTGGAGCAAGATTCTGTCGCCGATGACAAACTCATTTCTGCCAGCGGTAATACGGCCGTTGGAACTGTCGGTTTACACCTCGATGCCTTCTGGCGTGATGCCGGTAATTACAAAATTCCCGGACCTGCAGCAATTGAATCCGCAGCGGAGCACGCCGAAGAAGGGCACGAACATGATCAGAGTAATCGCCTTGCTAATTCATTTACTGAAGCCCAAGGCGCTAACATCGGCAGTAGCTTTATTATGGACGAAGGTTTCGTCGGCCTTTCTTACGGCCACCTCGAACGCCAATACGGCATTCCCGGTCATAGCCATGGCGATTCGGAAGAAAATGTTTACGCCGATCTAAAACAAGATCGCGTTCAACTAATCAGCGAACTCACATTGGATCACGATTTTTTCAGTGCAACCAATACCCGCTTCGGCTTTACCGATTACGAACACAGCGAAATTGAAAACGGCGCAATTGGAACCACCTTCCGCAATGAAACTGCAGAAGCGCGCTGGGAATTATTTCATCACCCGTTTGCGGAATGGCGTGGCGCGCTGAGCTTTCACTACAAACACAACGATTTTGAAGCAATTGGCGATGAAGCTTTCACCCCTCCCAGCAAAACCAGCACCCTGGCGTTGGGTTTAATGGAAGAGCGTCACTTCGGCGACCTACTCGTGCAGTTGGGGGCGCGCATTGAGGAGGTGAAAATTTCCGCGAACAATTTGCAATTGGATTTAAACGAGCAGGGCCACGCCGACGACCATAACCACGACGATCCCATTGATGGATTTGATTTTGATCACCAATCCACGCCGTTCAGCGCGTCGGCTGGCGCGGTATGGGATTTTACGCCCGGCTACAATGTAGGCCTCTCTTTCACCCATGCCGAGCGCACACCTTCCGCCGCAGAATTGCTCGCGTTTGGCCCGCATTTAGGCTCTGGATTATATGAAGTAGGCGCAATTATCGAATTGCACGAAGAAACAAATGGCGATTTCCATTTTGATTTAGCCGGCACAGACATTGAAATGGAAACGTCCAATAATCTGGATCTATCGCTACGCAAATTTGAAGGCGATCTTGGCTTTATCCTTAACGCGTTTTACAACCAAATTGACAACTACTATTACCTCTCCGAAACCAACGCTGTTTATGAAGCGGAACATGATCATGAATCTGCGGACGAGCATGAACACGAAGAAGCCACTGAATTACCGGTATTTATTTACCAGGCACGCGACGCTAACCTCTACGGTTTTGAAAGTGAAATTATTTGGCAAACCACCAACGCCTTAACACTGAGTTTTACCAGCGACTACACGCGAGCCTCACTCAACAACGGCGGAGACTTACCCCGCATACCACCTTTACGTGTCGGCGCGCGCGCTGAATATGAAACGGGTCGCTGGCGTGCCGAGTTGAGCGGTCAACACTATTTTGAACAGGATAAGGTTGCCGCACTGGAAACCACCACCGGTTCATACACCCTGGTCGATGCACAAATTAGTTACGCCTTTAGCGATACCTTAAAAATTTACCTGAAAGGCAACAACCTCACTGACGAATACGCGCGCGTTCACGCGTCATTCCTCAAAGATAAAGCGCCGCTGCCCGCCCGCAGTTACGCGCTTGGTATTAGCGGTAGTTTTTAA